TATGATCAGGGCAACATTCTGCCTCAACTATCTCAACGCCTTTCCACTCACAGAGCTTTCGTAAAATTTCACCTATTGCTCTTTTAGTTTCATAGTAGAAAACTTGGCGACGATATTTTGGAGCAAAGACTATATGATATTTACAGTTCCATTTTGTATGGGCTAAACTTTCAGTGTCTCGCAAAGGGACCTCCTTTTGATTTGTTACTACCGCAGCTGCTAGACCGCGGAACTCATTTAA
The nucleotide sequence above comes from Maridesulfovibrio bastinii DSM 16055. Encoded proteins:
- the tnpA gene encoding IS200/IS605 family transposase, with protein sequence MRDTESLAHTKWNCKYHIVFAPKYRRQVFYYETKRAIGEILRKLCEWKGVEIVEAECCPDH